Within Telopea speciosissima isolate NSW1024214 ecotype Mountain lineage chromosome 8, Tspe_v1, whole genome shotgun sequence, the genomic segment GTCTctatattaataattaatggaAGTCTCACATGTATTTGCACTTGATGTTATAATTTATAGGAGCCGAGCAGCAGACCAGGCTGaggaataataataataataaggaaccccaattttaattttgtcatttcatggATCTTAATTtgtctactaataataataTCCCTAACTATACTCCAAAATTTCATCTCCCTTTCGTATCAGATGATCGTACTGTAACCCCAATCACTATTCCATCTcttaattattttttctcttatatatttattgtattttgcAGAAAGAGGCCAGGAGGACTGATTATTCGTTTGtctcgtaccaaaaaaaaagattattcgTTTGTCGGAaccaaaagtgaaaattttgggTGGATAAGGATCCCGTAGAAACTTCTTTGAAGAAATGGGTTAGGCCTGGTCATTTCTCCAGAACAATGGCGAAGGGTTTGGAgacatataataataatattaaaaaaatacagaacaCTAATGCTGCATGTGGGCATATATTTGCACTCAAACATAGTCTCAGTGTGAAAAGACCGTCGCACCCCTGGGTTTAGACATAGCCCCAATTAGCGTTTTTTCTCCTATGTAATAATCAACCCACCATATAGCATGCACCCCTCACTCTCCAACTAGGTCGATTTCTTTGAGAAGGGCAATCGATCCTATGACCTCCTGTGACCCTTGCTACCTACTTGCAAGGGCATCACTAACAATTGTCTTTACTTCTTGTATTCTTATCAAatgaatgaaaacaaaaaaagaagaaaaaagtcaTGTTAAAATCGTTCATGACAAAGATTATAACAAAATTAATgtgttcttcttccctttctagGCCTTGAtcaattgattcaattacttatTTAGTAAATTTTTATGATTCTTAATTTAGTTTTTCACTACCCAAATGATAGGTAAATATGGGGAAAGTGTTACTCCTCGATTTGGTAATTAACCTTGGAATCgactacatatatatatatatatatatatatatatatatatattaacgtGTGGATGACCCAGTTTATCTCCTCGATCTTATGATAATGAGAGAATCTTTTCATCCATCTCATCTAATTAATTCTCATCCTCATCGATCCTCTAATTGAAAtggaaaataatatttttggaACATAATAAACGTGATCTACTAGGAGAGATCATAAACATGAAGATTAATTAGGATTAGAGAATTAATGGGTGAAGCAgagtccaaactccaaaccaTTGGAGAAGAGATAGGGTACCGTGCGTGCGTGCATGCAGGAAAACTTGAAGAAGTAGGGATCAtgtatttgtttattatttccAGACAAACATGTTCACACTGTTGTTAATTAAGACTCTCTAAAGTGGGCCAGCAGTCAGTTGGGACCCCAATTTTGGATGTGTTTGCATTACATCATCATGTGCCATGTGCCCAtgctattttggtttttttggtttttttttggatttttcgtattttttttggggatgaggGTGTGGGGTATGGGGTGTGGGCCTATGGGGTGGGGAACGAAACTAAGAAGAAAATATAGATGGTGTAAACCCAGAAGCCAAACTCATGGATCTTGCCTCCTCCCTAACCCACACGGGTCACACACCTTATCTATCTATCTAGAGCATCTAGATAGATTTTTTTAGCTCCCACATCATCCCACTCCCTATCCTTCTttcctgtatatatatatatatcctatcATGAGTCATGGCGTCAGTCTCCCTTTGTAATTGGACTTTGTTGATGCGGGAAGTAGCATTTCAATCGTTCAGAGTGAGTTCTGAATAAGTTGGTGATTTTCTTGCAAATcgatccaaagaagaagaagaagaagaaaaaaggctTCTTCTAAGTTAAAAGATCAGAAGGAAATTAATGGGGTCTTGGGTTCGCAGCATCACATCCCCATTCAAAAAAGCTTGCATcttcttcaacaacaacaacaacaactccaaTCAGGATAAGATCAAGTCCCGGCCAGGTACATACAATAATATCCTATCCTATCTTATATATATAGCAAATAGAGTTATATATTAATTAGCTTGATCGATCGATCCAATAGTGAAAAAATGATCGAATTCGTTGTTCCGTTAATCCAAAAAGTCTTAATTAAATCTGTGATTAATAGTGGCGGGATCGATGATCTAATTGCAGGGTATGGGCATGGGCATGGGCATGATAACCGGGTCATGGATTTGCAAGGTGAAGTGAtggcatgtgggtacaaggatGTTCAGGTGATGTGGTCTATCATCGACAAGTCCAACCCCGGAGAATGCAAAGTGGGTTCTTGAAGCTAAGCCTACCCCTACCTACCTACCTTGGATAtccatctatatatatatatatgtggtcTGGCTACTCGATCTTGCGTATATCGATCCATCCCCGGCCATTTGATCAGCATGTCCATGTTCGTAACATGTCTGTTTGATTTCAATTAGATGGGTTAAAAATGTTTGGGTCTGTAGATAACTTATTAGTTAGGGTGCACTTTTGGTAAGATGAGCTTTTAATCATCATCCCCTTCTTAATTTCCATGGAAGAAGGGAACCAgaatgataaaaagaaaaagatacaaATTAAGGACAACAAAAAGACATTATAAGGTGAAAGGCAagattgtttatatatatatatatatatatatatatatatatatattggattgCCTCCCTTAATTTTTATGATGATTCTCTTGTGTCTGTACTCTATAATTTTCGTGATGTACGTTTCCACAGAGAATCCCCATGGTTAATGAAAATCTTGGTGAGATTTAATGAAGCTTAACTTTAGCTATTGATGatagaatctctctctctctctctctctctctctctctctctatttatttAGAATGCATTTTGGGCCCAGAATCCATTCCGAGACGTAGACGTAGATGAAGTTTTCTCCCAAAATAAActtgatttaaaaaaacaaaaaaaggtaaattataCATACCTCCCCTAAGTatgatttaattaaaattttatccGTCAGATTTAATAAATTACATATATCTCCCCTAAGGTTTGAcctaaataacaaacacatcaacTCTGTCAAGACATTAAACGTTAAAATTGTGTTTTAATttatcaaaatgccctcatcttcctcaaattgTTTCTCCAAAACCTAAAACCTTAAACCCATTTTAAGGTTTTAAAACCCCATCGTCGCGTTTAGTGGCGGCCAAACAGAGGATCGACGGTCTGGATGTTATTGGTGAAGGATTGTCGTGCTCCGCCAACTGCGATGCCGGTGTCAAATGCCCGAGAAAGTGGACGGCGACCATGTTGACCGGATTGCTCCCCATTGTcgcaaaacctgcaactcatctttcccaactCATTTCCCAAAACCTGCACCTCATCTCTCACAGGGTACCCTCTCTCATAGGGCTTTgacgtttagggtttgaaaataCCTGTAAATCATCGTCCTCAAATCGTTTCCCCAAAACCTACAGgttttttcaaacccaaaacGGAATACTTCCAAAATTATAGAAAAAAGAAGTTAAAGAGGAATCGAAGGACATCATTTCAACCATAAGTTCCTAAAGATTTCTTCTATAAGCTCAGAACAGAGGAGAAAAATGACAAGAAAAGAAGCAAATTTTAAGAAAGATTCAACGGAGATGAATGAACCAGAGGGAGAAATGACAAAAAAGATGCAATTTTTGAGATTCAAAAGGAGAGAATCGTGGTTTTTTACCTCTATCAATAGAGGAATCTCAAGTCAAAACATGCAAGAGGTTGACGGAATCCAAATTCCTCTTCACCGaattgggtttgaaaccctaagaaatgaagaaattacataaaaatatgaGGAATGAGCAGTGATTGTGGTTCTGAGAAGGGTTCATAACACATTCATCTCTTCCTCCAACATAGATTATAGTTCTGAGAAGAGTTCATAACCCATTCATCTCTTCCTCCGACATAGAAATTATAAGCTTGCGATGAATAAATGGTTGCCTTTCTTCCAATTGAGGATGATAGACTTCTCTAGTTCATCCAGTGAGACAGAGTGAATTGTAGGGAAAAGGATGGTATGGAATAGGGCTGTACGGCGGTGATGATggtaatggtgggtggcggtggtggtggtggtggctgctgCAATGGTGGGTGATGGTGTGGCTGCGGCAATGGAAGGTGATGGTGGCGGTATTGGATATTTATatttgtaaaagaagaagaagaagagggtatTAGTGTCATTTTACCCTCCGAGTGAAAGTGTAATTAGatcatacctcaggggaggtacatgtaatttaccctaaggTAACGGCAGAGAATCATGAGAGTATAAGAATTTACAATTTATTGGGCTTACCAGGCCCTGCTCATTTCATATTTGTGAAGCCCACAGTAACTCTAAAGAACTAAAACGATGGCCCGGCCCACCAAGTGACTCATGGGTACATCAATTAGTGTAGTGTGGGCCAACGTCAATTAGTGTAGTGTGGGCCAACGTAGTCATTCTTGGACGAGTTTCCCTCTTAGATGTGGAACTTGAAGGGGTTGTGATTATTTAGGGCCTACATTCCCTCTTAGATGTGGAACTCCAAGGGGTTGTGATTATTTAGGGCCGATACgataacacttctgtttttGGGCCATGTTTTTATTCTAGAAATAACTTTTATATTTCTATTACTGGGCcaaatttcttgacaaaaaaacgTGTTTGGTAACATAgagtaaattctatttctgggccagaaaagaaatagaaatgtgtttgttatgcgcaataatttttgtttcaaaaaCTTCGAtaaattttcccaaaattttggtggagttggtggtggtggcagtggtgatGGTAGTAatcatggtggtggtggtggtggtggtggcggtgaaGTTTCGCAGAGATGAGAATTGTAGAGATGGGTCGAACACCCCGACCCCCTTATTTCTCCATTTTATTTCTAGAATAGAAAAgttccaaattggagcttctttttttcttattttaagaAGATTCCAAACTCATTATTGTCTAGGGCCACTCAAGGGTGAGAAAATGGGGTGTCTATAGAGATATTGATTActaaagtttctatttttagaattgatttgatttcacttctcttccctttatttccctCGCATTAGACGGTGCCTCAAGGTACTATCTGTTATCGGTCAAGAAAGGACTTGAAACTAGAGAGAATTTGTAGCCAAGTATTGTTGCAACTAGAAATACTAAGCCATTTAATTTTGGACTTCGTACAACATCTGAATGCCCCAAATGCTGAAACTTTGCCGAACACATCGTAAGTTTGTCAACAAAtatgaattaaaagaaaaaaatgaattatttaaaaagaaaacatatatttatttacttaCTAGGCCACATGATCAAACTCAAAGACAAAAGAAAGGATGAACCAAAAGTTTTTTACAATACTGATTAAGAGACACACTTAGAAATAAGACGAGGAAGAACACGGAAAAGATATTGATGGATTAttaattttgaaagaaatagaaaatttatttttgggagaaCAAATTGAATTATATAAGCAACAAATTAAGCGCGAACACAAGGGCACccaaaaggggaaaataaaagaagaaagagaaaaaaaaggtgggggagggggggggggagaaggcaCTCTTGACAATAGACAAGCCCTTAGGGACGGGGGCAGCTTCCTGAAAGGGAACACTAAGACACCAATTGGAAGCAATAAGGAGGTTCCTAATGGTGTCAGGAACAACTGTGATACAGGAGCCAATCCTACTTCTGATCTCGAAGCCGGTAGTGTCCCAGATGCGTTGAAAGAATCTAGATTTGTTAGTCCATTTTCTCATATTCCTTTCATACCAAATATAATAAATAGTGGCACTAAAGGCGAGTTTAGCAGTAGTGTCATAGTAGGATTTCCCTTTAAGGAGGAGATAACCACCACACATGCTCTAATATCCCAATGAATCTCGGGCATACCTAGCACTTATGGATGATGCCTTCCCAAAGGGCTCGGGAGAAGGGGCAATCAAACAACAAATTCTCAGCAGATTCTAAGCCACTCCAACAAAGGACGCAGGGAGAAGGAACTGAAATCGACCTTGTATTGGAGCGAGTTCGTTGTAGGGAGAGACATGTCAAGGGCACGCCACACTATGAAATTGTGTCTCAGGATGTACTTCTAGCTAGAAGACTCAGTAACCCGGCCAAGAATTGGGATgactttattttttgatttatgattgtgaaatctaATTAAGACTCTTATTGTAATTCTtcaattaagaaagaaaaaaccacGACGCTAGTATGCATATTCTTGTGCACAAACTCTCACATTCCCTCGTGAACcttgcactctctctctctctctctctctcctcattaaatgCCTCCCCCGCTAGATGATTCGAAcatccaacccccccccccccccaattggaAGGAAATTAAATTCTGGCGTTATAGAgatccttctcccttcttaatTATACTTGTAAATGTAATCTTTACTTTAATTTTCCAGTCAAAAGGATTACATTGTAATAAAGCAAAATTTAATGAAAAAAGATCCTTACGACATCAATGTGCAAATTGCATCCAACGTCCTCTCACATTCCATGATATGAACGTGACAGTTGACACCCTTTTCTTTTCCACATTAAATGCTCGATAGCTATACAAATGGTTTCCACGACACCTATTAGTGGGAACTAGACCCTGACATATATCATAATGTTTATTAGCGGGAAACTACATTCTGGCATCATGGGAAATCACAGCCCAAAATTTAATAAACTTGAATGTTTTATACTTAATTGCACAATTATGCAAAATTTATTGATTACTAAAGTTTATATTTTTACTATTAATTTcactttctcttccctttatttccctGGCAGCCAGACGAATTGAAGCCTCTAGCCATTATTTGTAATCTGTCGAGAAAGAACTTAAAACTTCTTGAGAGCATTACTGTTGCTACTAGAAAATACAAAGTCATTTCATTTTGGACTTCTACAGCATCTGAATGCCCAAAATGCTAGTACTCTTGCTGAACACATCTTAAGTTTGTCACCaaatataaattaattaaaagaaagaaaaaaatgaattatttaaaaagaaaactatATTTATTTATGATCAAACGCAAAGATACACAAGGTGGGACGGACGAGACACTGACACTGACACTGATAGATGATTATTAACCGAGAACTCTAAGACGAAGCCCTAATtgaacaataaaagaaacattATAGATTATAACCACTACGTAAACTAGGAATGAAATTGCAGATGGAGGGAGAAACGACACCTATCAGACACCACcataagcatatatatatatatatataaagagagagagagagagagagagagatcctgtTCAGGAAAAGAAAGGATTATTGGTCCAGGTATTGTTATCCATATAGGAGGGCATCACCACTTCATTGGTTGCAGGGAAGCCCATGTTTTCATTGTGGTTCATCATATTCATATTCATATTCATATCCATGAACCAAGAGGGATGTCCTGCATGCACAGCCTCCATGGCCGCCATCCGATCTCCTCCACCACTATTCACTTGATCTCtcatagcagcagcagcagcagcagcaggagtgttgttgttgttcctcGTGATCCTCTGATCACAAATATCCATGGTGGTGGTGGGCATGTTCATCATGTACtgaggatggggatggggatggggatggggagggAGATGGGGAACAGGTGGAGGGGACCTGGCGAGGAGTTGGATCCTATCTCGAATGGCCTTCATCCTACCATCGACGAGCCATACCAGATCGCCCAGATTCTCGAGGGTGAGATCGTTGAGATCCTTTTCACCACTCATGCACTGGAACAAGAGTTTagtgttctccttctcttggtTCTCCTTCACCTGCTTCTTCAGTTGCTCCCTGAGTTTGGCGATCCTCTGCATCAGGAACTCTTCTtggttcatcatcttcttgcATTGTTCCATGTCGGGCAAGCTCTTGAACCGAGACACCACACGTTTGGCTTCTGGTAGGGAAGGCCAAACCTCGGGCTCTGACTCGTAGGGACCGTACACGATGGCACACGCACTCACACCGCACAGTGTGCTCAACTCCCTCACCTTCTTCATTATCCCCCTCCTCCTTTTCTTGAAGGTGGCTCTCCTGGCTGAGTCATTTTGAATAAATACCAGCTTAACCTTCTTCCTAGCCATTTCGcaaacaaaaacagaatatGATAATATGGAGATCAGAGATCAGAGCACTTCTTGGCCTTTCTGAGGTGTGGGTGAAGCTAAGCTAAAGAGGAAgggctctctctccctctatatatatagatcactcactctctctctctctctctctctctctctctctctctctctctctctctctctctcatatggaGCTACCTAGCTAGCGTGTAGTGACTACAAGTgaatagatagagagagatatgatAAGAATTATTACATTGATGGTCagaaaatataaattaatttaGGTTTTATTCACGTATATGCATTGAATTGACGAGAGGGATTTTAGGAGAGCTTTTGATTTGC encodes:
- the LOC122672576 gene encoding agamous-like MADS-box protein AGL80, producing MARKKVKLVFIQNDSARRATFKKRRRGIMKKVRELSTLCGVSACAIVYGPYESEPEVWPSLPEAKRVVSRFKSLPDMEQCKKMMNQEEFLMQRIAKLREQLKKQVKENQEKENTKLLFQCMSGEKDLNDLTLENLGDLVWLVDGRMKAIRDRIQLLARSPPPVPHLPPHPHPHPHPQYMMNMPTTTMDICDQRITRNNNNTPAAAAAAAMRDQVNSGGGDRMAAMEAVHAGHPSWFMDMNMNMNMMNHNENMGFPATNEVVMPSYMDNNTWTNNPFFS